The Lates calcarifer isolate ASB-BC8 linkage group LG6, TLL_Latcal_v3, whole genome shotgun sequence genome includes a region encoding these proteins:
- the tasorb gene encoding protein TASOR isoform X1 yields MALNPSAVGKKDSECIETGELHPDGGEPQKNSAATSATANQNGDQAGCGDSVMPEHEAPERRRSAQSDARSFSSSPLPGQRPSEELPRRNFQIPRKIRERKGLYQFLPPDSREFEDLVKIVSSFYLDSSSRGTFSYCKARLIHNELLEKEFIEKRREMKQEGRTEQELTESYCFLYPDKSKLQWICEKGLSVGHSRINTLGNPSVGVYLSKYSDLLQINPFEVGSSGDMIIFKVMRGRIKHIHENMPKNAMEPTPKFDSHLSKSANRVTSLLSYRAFELTQQYFFEFAFDEIKARPRHVCPYAVISFQYKGKEAAAAPMTAHRFNTISSEGSRGKNCYTVWSGPLVNKGQELFPVCLRSSSRPYLPFKLPEKLEVNRGMQLEQVKRKIPSVLFSWDTYSASREVMKCGMSCSLFEVVDGKGKPTSGSLAALVNKLERDRMVLVKSLFDRGFLFLLSSAQMVESKERRGRAEKNLQALFIFQESRMVVKYSSRLFEPEPLTVEPQPAILSSMEPFVPALHYALFKLRPNPGKDLSTGVERQAADYLTRMDAGTVRPFILPDYKYNVDERTNPLPVPRPKFNMDAVLRSYIHNPANYMLPLNKAKDIIERIRNPTPVPTPAPAPVEYSPVSDWGGSDRGSDRAERPSERLPQEKPPQDSSRRRQGLAHSNGAQSQHKSHIEPQPQPQRLRLSQNEYDKDKMKELLKLIQLHKKALIKDPGKERGEDGAWDANSLKRKFEGDEKGGMNKHQRTDPLSNGEPSRGNQADEMVDEAGHSDNLTAVMESMGIYDTDLRSRGNTNTSAVTETQRLLKILLATLNKAVAQGSMSVQSNHGEPSTGSGRGEPSLPDPDHRKHNEPASQTNYTEEDMDCSPGSPFSAGSPPEQAHTSDNPAWVVPVNEDKAQSFPEPKPEPKPEPKSELKPEPEPEAVTVAASQHPEPKTPAVVEVKKGVTPPTLPVAEEVPFRPSISLDTILSQEIHSLSSDIKNIMQTHHICYTSQLPPRLPPRHCWLPNSCFSDFVVPYVSPVPIQGHVKALCEKMDKLIPAPPAPSKGASPPPPVTTSNLTTPPPAPIQTSKTKTEPALSKSTASSQTVKTGSVKETASAKVKTEGASTELGGDIYSPSQVTAGSPELNSQNPGSASGSGSGLLAGSLIGQLKPEVFSSLVEIFKDVTKNTVKFYIYSGDEGEESTVCKEIKEYLKSLGNSECSPQTFLENSGSLDKLLIIIQNEDIAAHVHKIPALVSLKKLPSVSFAGVDTLDDVKNHTYNELFVSGGFMVSDEFVLNPDLITQERLQGLLKFLEEQSTPEHPWQWKVHCKSQKKLKELGRLNTNAMGLLNLLTAYQKKHLVEFLPYHECDTQSRQAPDLDCLIKLQAQHTQQRHLIFLTERPFEMFLQYSRNGIVIASIDDVMSGFHSLIGSINQNELPTPPSTVVNDECVEEEDMSLDSDDGEPPTIADPSEQNHEVEKQKPPQPPPPDMEEFRPPLPDQQATPETTPTLSDYSALKTAISQFKATNQIGMGPSDIGSLSPGGFPVNPHQSFLCPSASWSSYTGSSSYAASPAYPASPCSSTQEQEYRPPVTASVTVPTPPIMATAGPLANLASLPLEVKPPPPPHLMMLGHTYGSDTGTAGATGNSPLPTSLPYTDHSDTAQPGYMAGIPKTASGTPTQHDRTLSGPGEGLWGTAGTSTCETGSGQGLVTSGLLDPSGLPKTGETLGGGTPGSQGARTQVNCADNLGPSVGIPTVAARGGSLVRPKLPPHPMCGVGYGSIGGIPGHMDHGHMRGGMGPGSLGNFRGRGIPPGLWPRPGRGHDRGDGTGGGPCSWGYPAGRGGAQDYYSDYTYSHNYAPE; encoded by the exons ATGGCCCTGAACCCCAGCGCGGTGGGGAAAAAGGACTCAGAATGTATCGAGACGGGCGAACTCCACCCCGACGGTGGCGAACCCCAGAAGAATTCAGCCGCCACCTCGGCCACAGCCAACCAAAATGGCGATCAGGCTGGATGTGGAGACAGTGTAATGCCCGAACATGAAGCCCCTGAGCGGCGGAGGAGCGCGCAGTCGGACGCCCGGAGCTTTAGCAGTTCTCCCTTACCGGGCCAGAGACCGAGCGAGGAGCTGCCACGGAGAAATTTTCAAATTCCGAGGAAGATAAGAGAACGGAAAG GCTTGTACCAGTTTCTGCCCCCTGACAGCCGGGAGTTTGAGGACCTTGTGAAGATTGTCTCCTCGTTTTACCTAGACTCATCGTCACGAGGAACGTTCTCCTACTGCAAAGCCAGGCTCATTCACAATGAACTGCTGGAGAAGGAG TTCATCGAGAAGCGGAGAGAGATGAAGCAGGAGGGGCGGACCGAACAAGAACTGACTGAGTCTTACTGCTTCCTTTATCCAGACAAATCCAAG CTCCAGTGGATCTGTGAGAAGGGTCTGTCTGTTGGACACTCTAGGATTAATACACTAGGAAATCCTTCAGTGG GTGTTTATCTCTCCAAATATTCTGATTTGTTACAAATCAATCCTTTTGAAGTGGGCTCGTCTGGAGACATGATCATTTTTAAAGTTATGAGG GGCCGAATAAAGCACATCCACGAGAACATGCCTAAGAATGCAATGGAGCCCACACCCAAGTTTGACTCTCACTTGTCCAAAAGTGCCAATAGGGTTACGTCTTTGCTGTCTTACAGGGCTTTTGAGCtcacacag CAATATTTTTTCGAGTTTGCATTTGATGAAATCAAGGCACGGCCCAGGCACGTGTGCCCCTACGCTGTGATCTCCTTTCAGTACAAAGGCAAagaggctgctgcagctcctATGACTGCACACAG GTTTAACACTATTTCCTCTGAAGGAAGCAGAG GGAAGAACTGCTACACTGTGTGGAGTGGTCCTTTAGTGAACAAGGGCCAGGAGTTATTCCCAGTATGTTTACGATCCTCCTCACGCCCCTACCTTCCTTTCAAACT GCCTGAGAAGCTGGAGGTGAATCGGGGCATGCAGCTAGAGCAGGTGAAGCGAAAGATTCCTTCTGTGCTCTTCTCTTGGGACACCTACAGTGCATCACGGGAAG TGATGAAGTGTGGGATGTCCTGCAGCCTGTTTGAGGTGGTGGATGGAAAAGGCAAACCGACCAGTGGCAGTCTGGCAGCGCTGGTCAACAaactggagagagacaggatg GTGCTGGTTAAGTCCCTTTTTGACAGGGGCTTTCTCTTCCTGCTGTCCTCAGCTCAGATGGTTGAGTCCAAAG aGCGGCGGGGGCGGGCTGAGAAGAACCTGCAAGCATTATTCATCTTTCAGGAGTCAAGGATGGTTGTTAAGTATT CATCCAGACTGTTTGAGCCTGAGCCACTCACGGTGGAGCCTCAGCCCGCTATCCTGTCCTCCATGGAGCCCTTCGTCCCTGCTCTGCATTACGCCCTGTTCAAGCTGCGCCCCAACCCAGGCAAGGATCTCAGCACTGGGGTGGAGCGGCAGGCCGCGGATTATCTAACGCGTATGGACGCAGGCACGGTACGACCATTCATCCTACCGGACTACAAATATAATGTGGATGAACGGACCAACCCACTCCCAGTCCCCAGACCCAAATTTAACATGGATGCTGTGCTGCGTTCTTACATCCACAACCCTGCCAACTACATGTTACCCTTAAACAAGGCAAAGGACATCATTGAAAGAATACGGAACCCCACGCCCGTACCCACACCTGCCCCAGCCCCAGTGGAATACAGCCCCGTTTCTGACTGGGGCGGCTCGGACAGGGGCTCAGACAGGGCGGAGAGACCCTCAGAGAGGTTACCCCAGGAGAAACCGCCCCAAGACAGCAGCAGACGGAGACAAGGGTTGGCGCATTCAAACGGAGCCCAGTCGCAGCACAAGTCTCACATtgagcctcagcctcagccccAGAGGTTACGGCTGTCCCAGAATGAGTACGATAAAGACAAGATGAAAGAACTGCTAAAGCTAATTCAGCTCCACAAGAAAGCACTAATAAAGGACCCTGGGAAGGAACGGGGAGAGGATGGGGCCTGGGATGCCAACAGTCTAAAAAGGAAGTTTGAGGGAGACGAGAAGGGAGGCATGAACAAACACCAACGCACAGATCCGCTGAGCAATGGGGAACCTAGTCGAG GTAACCAAGCAGATGAGATGGTTGATGAAGCTGGACACAGTGACAATCTGACAGCAGTAATGGAAAGCATGGGCATCTATGACACTGATCTGAGGTCCCGTGGCAACACCAACACCTCAGCGGTCACCGAGACCCAGCGCCTCCTCAAGATCCTCCTAGCCACTCTCAACAAAGCCGTGGCTCAGGGTTCAATGTCTGTCCAGTCAAACCACGGCGAACCGTCGACGGGTTCAGGCAGGGGGGAGCCCTCCCTGCCTGACCCAGATCATAGGAAACACAATGAGCCAGCGTCGCAAACAAACTACACAGAG GAGGACATGGACTGTAGCCCTGGTAGTCCATTCAGCGCGGGCTCCCCACCAGAGCAAGCTCACACCTCAGATAACCCAGCCTGGGTTGTCCCCGTCAATGAAG ACAAAGCGCAATCTTTTCCTGAGCCTAAGCCTGAGCCGAAGCCCGAGCCGAAGTCCGAGCTGAAGCCCGAGCCCGAGCCGGAGGCTGTGACAGTGGCAGCATCACAGCACCCGGAGCCAAAGACGCCTGCAGTCGTGGAAGTAAAAAAGGGGGTCACACCACCCACATTACCAGTGGCAGAGGAGGTTCCCTTCAGGCCTTCCATCAGCCTGGACACTATACTCAGCCAGGAAATTCACAGCCTCTCCtctgacattaaaaacatcatgCAGACTCACCACATCTGCTATACCTCGCAGCTACCACCGCGGTTGCCTCCACGCCACTGCTGGCTGCCCAATAGCTGCTTCTCAGACTTTGTTGTACCTTACGTTTCTCCTGTCCCCATTCAGGGGCATGTCAAAGCACTGTGTGAGAAGATGGACAAGTTGATCCCAGCCCCACCTGCTCCCTCCAAGGGTGCTTCTCCACCTCCCCCAGTGACAACGTCTAATCTTACAACCCCACCCCCTGCCCCCATCCAGACttctaaaactaaaacagagcCCGCCTTGTCAAAGAGTACCGCCTCCTCTCAGACTGTCAAAACGGGCTCTGTCAAAGAAACTGCATCCGCAAAGGTTAAAACGGAAGGTGCATCAACAGAGTTGGGGGGAGATATCTATTCTCCCTCTCAAGTCACAGCAGGCTCTCCAGAGCTCAACTCCCAAAACCCAGGCTCTGCATCTGGCAGTGGGTCTGGCCTGCTTGCTGGCAGCCTCATTGGTCAGCTGAAGCCTGAGGTTTTCAGCAGTTTGGTGGAGATCTTTAAGGACGTCACCAAGAATACAGTGAAATTCTACATCTACTCTGGAGATGAGGGGGAAGAGAGCACTGTCTGCAAGGAAATAAAG GAGTACTTGAAAAGTCTTGGCAACAGTGAGTGCAGCCCGCAGACGTTTCTGGAAAACAGCGGTAGTTTAGATAAGCTCCTCATCATCATTCAGAACGAGGACATCGCTGCACACGTGCACAAG ATCCCAGCTTTGGTGTCTTTGAAGAAGTTGCCTTCAGTGAGTTTTGCTGGCGTGGACACTCTGGACGATGTCAAGAACCACACTTATAATGAACTCTTTGTGTCCGGGGGCTTCATGGTGTCTGATGAGTTTGTCCTGAACCCTGACCTCATCACACAGG agCGTTTGCAGGGGCTGCTGAAGTTCTTGGAGGAGCAGAGCACCCCTGAACACCCCTGGCAGTGGAAGGTGCACTGCAAGTCCCAGAAGAAGCTTAAAGAGCTGGGGAG GTTAAACACCAATGCCATGGGGCTGCTGAACCTTTTAACGGCTTATCAGAAGAAGCACCTAGTCGAGTTCCTCCCTTATCATGAGTGTGACACCCAGTCGCGTCAGGCTCCAGACCTGGACTGCCTCATCAAACTCCAAGCTCAGCACACGCAACAACGGCACCTTATCTTCCTCACAG aGAGGCCATTTGAGATGTTCCTACAGTACTCCAGAAATGGAATAGTGATAGCGAGCATTGATGATGTTATGAGCGGTTTCCACAGTCTGATTGGCTCCATTAATCAGAATGAGCTTCCAACGCCGCCCTCTACTG TAGTGAATGATGAGTGtgtggaagaggaggacatGTCATTAGACTCTGATGATGGTGAGCCACCCACTATAGCAGATCCCTCAGAGCAGAACCATGAAGTTGAGAAGCAGAAGCCTCCGCAGCCGCCCCCACCAGATATGGAGGAGTTTCGTCCTCCGCTTCCAGACCAGCAGGCCACCCCGGAGACAACTCCAACGTTGTCTGACTACAGCGCTCTCAAAACCGCCATCTCTCAGTTCAAAGCCACCAACCAGATCGGCATGGGTCCTTCGGACATTGGCAGCTTGTCACCGGGAGGTTTTCCTGTGAATCCCCACCAGAGCTTCCTGTGTCCGTCAGCCTCGTGGTCATCCTACACTGGCTCTTCAAGCTACGCGGCATCCCCGGCTTATCCAGCCTCACCCTGCAGCAGCACCCAGGAACAGGAGTATCGCCCCCCAGTTACCGCTTCTGTTACAGTCCCAACTCCCCCTATTATGGCCACAGCAGGACCTCTAGCCAATCTGGCTTCCCTCCCCTTGGAGGTCAaacctccccctccacctcacctCATGATGCTGGGTCACACATATGGCTCAGACACTGGCACAGCCGGGGCTACCGGGAACTCTCCGCTCCCCACCTCTCTTCCTTACACAGACCATAGTGACACAGCCCAGCCAGGTTACATGGCTGGCATTCCTAAAACTGCTAGCGGGACACCCACACAACATGACAGAACACTCAGTGGACCTGGGGAGGGTTTATGGGGCACTGCAGGGACCAGTACTTGTGAGACTGGCAGTGGCCAGGGTTTGGTCACATCTGGCCTACTGGACCCCAGTGGGCTCCCTAAGACTGGGGAAACCCTTGGAGGTGGCACCCCTGGCAGTCAGGGGGCCAGGACTCAGGTGAATTGCGCTGACAACCTCGGACCGTCTGTGGGCATTCCCACAGTGGCCGCCAGGGGGGGCTCTTTAGTCAGACCTAAGCTGCCCCCACATCCAATGTGCGGTGTGGGCTATGGTAGTATAGGGGGCATCCCTGGACATATGGACCACGGGCATATGCGGGGTGGTATGGGTCCTGGTTCTTTAGGGAACTTTCGAGGGAGAGGAATCCCTCCAGGACTTTGGCCTCGGCCAGGACGAGGACACGATCGGGGGGACGGGACTGGAGGTGGACCCTGCTCTTGGGGTTACCCAGCAGGCAGGGGAGGGGCACAGGATTACTACTCGGACTACACATACTCTCACAATTATGCCCCTGAATAG
- the tasorb gene encoding protein TASOR isoform X2, translated as MALNPSAVGKKDSECIETGELHPDGGEPQKNSAATSATANQNGDQAGCGDSVMPEHEAPERRRSAQSDARSFSSSPLPGQRPSEELPRRNFQIPRKIRERKGLYQFLPPDSREFEDLVKIVSSFYLDSSSRGTFSYCKARLIHNELLEKEFIEKRREMKQEGRTEQELTESYCFLYPDKSKLQWICEKGLSVGHSRINTLGNPSVGVYLSKYSDLLQINPFEVGSSGDMIIFKVMRGRIKHIHENMPKNAMEPTPKFDSHLSKSANRVTSLLSYRAFELTQQYFFEFAFDEIKARPRHVCPYAVISFQYKGKEAAAAPMTAHRFNTISSEGSRGKNCYTVWSGPLVNKGQELFPVCLRSSSRPYLPFKLPEKLEVNRGMQLEQVKRKIPSVLFSWDTYSASREVMKCGMSCSLFEVVDGKGKPTSGSLAALVNKLERDRMVLVKSLFDRGFLFLLSSAQMVESKERRGRAEKNLQALFIFQESRMVVKYSSRLFEPEPLTVEPQPAILSSMEPFVPALHYALFKLRPNPGKDLSTGVERQAADYLTRMDAGTVRPFILPDYKYNVDERTNPLPVPRPKFNMDAVLRSYIHNPANYMLPLNKAKDIIERIRNPTPVPTPAPAPVEYSPVSDWGGSDRGSDRAERPSERLPQEKPPQDSSRRRQGLAHSNGAQSQHKSHIEPQPQPQRLRLSQNEYDKDKMKELLKLIQLHKKALIKDPGKERGEDGAWDANSLKRKFEGDEKGGMNKHQRTDPLSNGEPSRGNQADEMVDEAGHSDNLTAVMESMGIYDTDLRSRGNTNTSAVTETQRLLKILLATLNKAVAQGSMSVQSNHGEPSTGSGRGEPSLPDPDHRKHNEPASQTNYTEEDMDCSPGSPFSAGSPPEQAHTSDNPAWVVPVNEDKAQSFPEPKPEPKPEPKSELKPEPEPEAVTVAASQHPEPKTPAVVEVKKGVTPPTLPVAEEVPFRPSISLDTILSQEIHSLSSDIKNIMQTHHICYTSQLPPRLPPRHCWLPNSCFSDFVVPYVSPVPIQGHVKALCEKMDKLIPAPPAPSKGASPPPPVTTSNLTTPPPAPIQTSKTKTEPALSKSTASSQTVKTGSVKETASAKVKTEGASTELGGDIYSPSQVTAGSPELNSQNPGSASGSGSGLLAGSLIGQLKPEVFSSLVEIFKDVTKNTVKFYIYSGDEGEESTVCKEIKEYLKSLGNSECSPQTFLENSGSLDKLLIIIQNEDIAAHVHKIPALVSLKKLPSVSFAGVDTLDDVKNHTYNELFVSGGFMVSDEFVLNPDLITQERLQGLLKFLEEQSTPEHPWQWKVHCKSQKKLKELGRLNTNAMGLLNLLTAYQKKHLVEFLPYHECDTQSRQAPDLDCLIKLQAQHTQQRHLIFLTERPFEMFLQYSRNGIVIASIDDVMSGFHSLIGSINQNELPTPPSTVNDECVEEEDMSLDSDDGEPPTIADPSEQNHEVEKQKPPQPPPPDMEEFRPPLPDQQATPETTPTLSDYSALKTAISQFKATNQIGMGPSDIGSLSPGGFPVNPHQSFLCPSASWSSYTGSSSYAASPAYPASPCSSTQEQEYRPPVTASVTVPTPPIMATAGPLANLASLPLEVKPPPPPHLMMLGHTYGSDTGTAGATGNSPLPTSLPYTDHSDTAQPGYMAGIPKTASGTPTQHDRTLSGPGEGLWGTAGTSTCETGSGQGLVTSGLLDPSGLPKTGETLGGGTPGSQGARTQVNCADNLGPSVGIPTVAARGGSLVRPKLPPHPMCGVGYGSIGGIPGHMDHGHMRGGMGPGSLGNFRGRGIPPGLWPRPGRGHDRGDGTGGGPCSWGYPAGRGGAQDYYSDYTYSHNYAPE; from the exons ATGGCCCTGAACCCCAGCGCGGTGGGGAAAAAGGACTCAGAATGTATCGAGACGGGCGAACTCCACCCCGACGGTGGCGAACCCCAGAAGAATTCAGCCGCCACCTCGGCCACAGCCAACCAAAATGGCGATCAGGCTGGATGTGGAGACAGTGTAATGCCCGAACATGAAGCCCCTGAGCGGCGGAGGAGCGCGCAGTCGGACGCCCGGAGCTTTAGCAGTTCTCCCTTACCGGGCCAGAGACCGAGCGAGGAGCTGCCACGGAGAAATTTTCAAATTCCGAGGAAGATAAGAGAACGGAAAG GCTTGTACCAGTTTCTGCCCCCTGACAGCCGGGAGTTTGAGGACCTTGTGAAGATTGTCTCCTCGTTTTACCTAGACTCATCGTCACGAGGAACGTTCTCCTACTGCAAAGCCAGGCTCATTCACAATGAACTGCTGGAGAAGGAG TTCATCGAGAAGCGGAGAGAGATGAAGCAGGAGGGGCGGACCGAACAAGAACTGACTGAGTCTTACTGCTTCCTTTATCCAGACAAATCCAAG CTCCAGTGGATCTGTGAGAAGGGTCTGTCTGTTGGACACTCTAGGATTAATACACTAGGAAATCCTTCAGTGG GTGTTTATCTCTCCAAATATTCTGATTTGTTACAAATCAATCCTTTTGAAGTGGGCTCGTCTGGAGACATGATCATTTTTAAAGTTATGAGG GGCCGAATAAAGCACATCCACGAGAACATGCCTAAGAATGCAATGGAGCCCACACCCAAGTTTGACTCTCACTTGTCCAAAAGTGCCAATAGGGTTACGTCTTTGCTGTCTTACAGGGCTTTTGAGCtcacacag CAATATTTTTTCGAGTTTGCATTTGATGAAATCAAGGCACGGCCCAGGCACGTGTGCCCCTACGCTGTGATCTCCTTTCAGTACAAAGGCAAagaggctgctgcagctcctATGACTGCACACAG GTTTAACACTATTTCCTCTGAAGGAAGCAGAG GGAAGAACTGCTACACTGTGTGGAGTGGTCCTTTAGTGAACAAGGGCCAGGAGTTATTCCCAGTATGTTTACGATCCTCCTCACGCCCCTACCTTCCTTTCAAACT GCCTGAGAAGCTGGAGGTGAATCGGGGCATGCAGCTAGAGCAGGTGAAGCGAAAGATTCCTTCTGTGCTCTTCTCTTGGGACACCTACAGTGCATCACGGGAAG TGATGAAGTGTGGGATGTCCTGCAGCCTGTTTGAGGTGGTGGATGGAAAAGGCAAACCGACCAGTGGCAGTCTGGCAGCGCTGGTCAACAaactggagagagacaggatg GTGCTGGTTAAGTCCCTTTTTGACAGGGGCTTTCTCTTCCTGCTGTCCTCAGCTCAGATGGTTGAGTCCAAAG aGCGGCGGGGGCGGGCTGAGAAGAACCTGCAAGCATTATTCATCTTTCAGGAGTCAAGGATGGTTGTTAAGTATT CATCCAGACTGTTTGAGCCTGAGCCACTCACGGTGGAGCCTCAGCCCGCTATCCTGTCCTCCATGGAGCCCTTCGTCCCTGCTCTGCATTACGCCCTGTTCAAGCTGCGCCCCAACCCAGGCAAGGATCTCAGCACTGGGGTGGAGCGGCAGGCCGCGGATTATCTAACGCGTATGGACGCAGGCACGGTACGACCATTCATCCTACCGGACTACAAATATAATGTGGATGAACGGACCAACCCACTCCCAGTCCCCAGACCCAAATTTAACATGGATGCTGTGCTGCGTTCTTACATCCACAACCCTGCCAACTACATGTTACCCTTAAACAAGGCAAAGGACATCATTGAAAGAATACGGAACCCCACGCCCGTACCCACACCTGCCCCAGCCCCAGTGGAATACAGCCCCGTTTCTGACTGGGGCGGCTCGGACAGGGGCTCAGACAGGGCGGAGAGACCCTCAGAGAGGTTACCCCAGGAGAAACCGCCCCAAGACAGCAGCAGACGGAGACAAGGGTTGGCGCATTCAAACGGAGCCCAGTCGCAGCACAAGTCTCACATtgagcctcagcctcagccccAGAGGTTACGGCTGTCCCAGAATGAGTACGATAAAGACAAGATGAAAGAACTGCTAAAGCTAATTCAGCTCCACAAGAAAGCACTAATAAAGGACCCTGGGAAGGAACGGGGAGAGGATGGGGCCTGGGATGCCAACAGTCTAAAAAGGAAGTTTGAGGGAGACGAGAAGGGAGGCATGAACAAACACCAACGCACAGATCCGCTGAGCAATGGGGAACCTAGTCGAG GTAACCAAGCAGATGAGATGGTTGATGAAGCTGGACACAGTGACAATCTGACAGCAGTAATGGAAAGCATGGGCATCTATGACACTGATCTGAGGTCCCGTGGCAACACCAACACCTCAGCGGTCACCGAGACCCAGCGCCTCCTCAAGATCCTCCTAGCCACTCTCAACAAAGCCGTGGCTCAGGGTTCAATGTCTGTCCAGTCAAACCACGGCGAACCGTCGACGGGTTCAGGCAGGGGGGAGCCCTCCCTGCCTGACCCAGATCATAGGAAACACAATGAGCCAGCGTCGCAAACAAACTACACAGAG GAGGACATGGACTGTAGCCCTGGTAGTCCATTCAGCGCGGGCTCCCCACCAGAGCAAGCTCACACCTCAGATAACCCAGCCTGGGTTGTCCCCGTCAATGAAG ACAAAGCGCAATCTTTTCCTGAGCCTAAGCCTGAGCCGAAGCCCGAGCCGAAGTCCGAGCTGAAGCCCGAGCCCGAGCCGGAGGCTGTGACAGTGGCAGCATCACAGCACCCGGAGCCAAAGACGCCTGCAGTCGTGGAAGTAAAAAAGGGGGTCACACCACCCACATTACCAGTGGCAGAGGAGGTTCCCTTCAGGCCTTCCATCAGCCTGGACACTATACTCAGCCAGGAAATTCACAGCCTCTCCtctgacattaaaaacatcatgCAGACTCACCACATCTGCTATACCTCGCAGCTACCACCGCGGTTGCCTCCACGCCACTGCTGGCTGCCCAATAGCTGCTTCTCAGACTTTGTTGTACCTTACGTTTCTCCTGTCCCCATTCAGGGGCATGTCAAAGCACTGTGTGAGAAGATGGACAAGTTGATCCCAGCCCCACCTGCTCCCTCCAAGGGTGCTTCTCCACCTCCCCCAGTGACAACGTCTAATCTTACAACCCCACCCCCTGCCCCCATCCAGACttctaaaactaaaacagagcCCGCCTTGTCAAAGAGTACCGCCTCCTCTCAGACTGTCAAAACGGGCTCTGTCAAAGAAACTGCATCCGCAAAGGTTAAAACGGAAGGTGCATCAACAGAGTTGGGGGGAGATATCTATTCTCCCTCTCAAGTCACAGCAGGCTCTCCAGAGCTCAACTCCCAAAACCCAGGCTCTGCATCTGGCAGTGGGTCTGGCCTGCTTGCTGGCAGCCTCATTGGTCAGCTGAAGCCTGAGGTTTTCAGCAGTTTGGTGGAGATCTTTAAGGACGTCACCAAGAATACAGTGAAATTCTACATCTACTCTGGAGATGAGGGGGAAGAGAGCACTGTCTGCAAGGAAATAAAG GAGTACTTGAAAAGTCTTGGCAACAGTGAGTGCAGCCCGCAGACGTTTCTGGAAAACAGCGGTAGTTTAGATAAGCTCCTCATCATCATTCAGAACGAGGACATCGCTGCACACGTGCACAAG ATCCCAGCTTTGGTGTCTTTGAAGAAGTTGCCTTCAGTGAGTTTTGCTGGCGTGGACACTCTGGACGATGTCAAGAACCACACTTATAATGAACTCTTTGTGTCCGGGGGCTTCATGGTGTCTGATGAGTTTGTCCTGAACCCTGACCTCATCACACAGG agCGTTTGCAGGGGCTGCTGAAGTTCTTGGAGGAGCAGAGCACCCCTGAACACCCCTGGCAGTGGAAGGTGCACTGCAAGTCCCAGAAGAAGCTTAAAGAGCTGGGGAG GTTAAACACCAATGCCATGGGGCTGCTGAACCTTTTAACGGCTTATCAGAAGAAGCACCTAGTCGAGTTCCTCCCTTATCATGAGTGTGACACCCAGTCGCGTCAGGCTCCAGACCTGGACTGCCTCATCAAACTCCAAGCTCAGCACACGCAACAACGGCACCTTATCTTCCTCACAG aGAGGCCATTTGAGATGTTCCTACAGTACTCCAGAAATGGAATAGTGATAGCGAGCATTGATGATGTTATGAGCGGTTTCCACAGTCTGATTGGCTCCATTAATCAGAATGAGCTTCCAACGCCGCCCTCTACTG TGAATGATGAGTGtgtggaagaggaggacatGTCATTAGACTCTGATGATGGTGAGCCACCCACTATAGCAGATCCCTCAGAGCAGAACCATGAAGTTGAGAAGCAGAAGCCTCCGCAGCCGCCCCCACCAGATATGGAGGAGTTTCGTCCTCCGCTTCCAGACCAGCAGGCCACCCCGGAGACAACTCCAACGTTGTCTGACTACAGCGCTCTCAAAACCGCCATCTCTCAGTTCAAAGCCACCAACCAGATCGGCATGGGTCCTTCGGACATTGGCAGCTTGTCACCGGGAGGTTTTCCTGTGAATCCCCACCAGAGCTTCCTGTGTCCGTCAGCCTCGTGGTCATCCTACACTGGCTCTTCAAGCTACGCGGCATCCCCGGCTTATCCAGCCTCACCCTGCAGCAGCACCCAGGAACAGGAGTATCGCCCCCCAGTTACCGCTTCTGTTACAGTCCCAACTCCCCCTATTATGGCCACAGCAGGACCTCTAGCCAATCTGGCTTCCCTCCCCTTGGAGGTCAaacctccccctccacctcacctCATGATGCTGGGTCACACATATGGCTCAGACACTGGCACAGCCGGGGCTACCGGGAACTCTCCGCTCCCCACCTCTCTTCCTTACACAGACCATAGTGACACAGCCCAGCCAGGTTACATGGCTGGCATTCCTAAAACTGCTAGCGGGACACCCACACAACATGACAGAACACTCAGTGGACCTGGGGAGGGTTTATGGGGCACTGCAGGGACCAGTACTTGTGAGACTGGCAGTGGCCAGGGTTTGGTCACATCTGGCCTACTGGACCCCAGTGGGCTCCCTAAGACTGGGGAAACCCTTGGAGGTGGCACCCCTGGCAGTCAGGGGGCCAGGACTCAGGTGAATTGCGCTGACAACCTCGGACCGTCTGTGGGCATTCCCACAGTGGCCGCCAGGGGGGGCTCTTTAGTCAGACCTAAGCTGCCCCCACATCCAATGTGCGGTGTGGGCTATGGTAGTATAGGGGGCATCCCTGGACATATGGACCACGGGCATATGCGGGGTGGTATGGGTCCTGGTTCTTTAGGGAACTTTCGAGGGAGAGGAATCCCTCCAGGACTTTGGCCTCGGCCAGGACGAGGACACGATCGGGGGGACGGGACTGGAGGTGGACCCTGCTCTTGGGGTTACCCAGCAGGCAGGGGAGGGGCACAGGATTACTACTCGGACTACACATACTCTCACAATTATGCCCCTGAATAG